The Thiorhodovibrio frisius genome segment CGATCTCGCCCTCTTTGAGCGCCTGGGCCTTGCGTTTGAAGCCATGCCGCACGAGGGGCGCAACGAGCCCGGCGGCTGCTTTAAATGACTGCCGCAATCCCTGCCGACCCGGAGCCCTCCCATCGGGCTCGCGCGCTCGGCTCGCAACTTGCGGAACTCGCCGACCGCCAACTCTATCGGCGCCGACGGCTGTGCGAAAGCCCCCAGGCTCCGCTGATGGAGGTCGAGGGGCGCACTCTGCTGACCTTTTGCAGCAACGACTACCTCGGCCTGGCCGCCGATGCGCGGGTGATCGAAACCTTTACCCGCGCCGCTGGCGAGTTCGGCGTCGGCAGCGGCGCATCCCATCTGATCAATGGCCATAGCCGCTACCATCACCAGCTTGAGGAAGCCCTGGCCGACTTCACCCAAAGACCGCGGGCGCTGCTCTTTTCCACAGGCTATATGGCCAACCTTGGGGTGATCAGCGCACTGGCAGGGCGCGGCGAGCAGATTCTGTGCGACCGGCTCAATCATGCCTCGCTGATCGACGGCGCGCGCTTGAGTGGCGCGCGTCCACGCCGCTATCGCCATGCGGACCCGGCCGATCTCCAGCGCCTGCTAGCCAGCGCCCGGAGTGACAAAGCCACGGCCATGATAATAAGCGACGGCGTCTTTAGCATGGACGGCGACCTGGCGCCCGTGCCCGAGCTGGCCCGAGCGGCAAAACAGGCAGATGCCTGGCTGCTGATCGATGACGCCCATGGTCTGGGTGTGATCGGAGCGGATGGGCGCGGCACCCTGGCAGAAATCGAGGCGCAGGCCACATCCGCGCGGGATGCGAACGATACCAATCGCAAACTGGTTGTCGGTTTTGGGTCGGGTGACGGCCACGGGGGTCTCGGCGGCAGGACGCCGCCGGGAAGCCTAGAGGGAGGTATTCACGGCGTCCCCCGTGGCCGTCACCCGGCCCAGAACGAGCCGAAATCTCAAAGGGGTTCGGTATATACGCTTGGCGAGCAGCAAGTCCCCATTCTGGTTGGCACCCTGGGCAAAGCCTTCGGCACCTTCGGGGCCTTTGTCGCCGGCAGCGACGCACTGATTGAAACCCTGATTCAGCGCGCGCGCAGCTACATCTACACCACCGCCCTGCCGCCTGCGGTCGCGGCAGCCAGCTTAACATCACTTGAGCTGATGCAGGCCGAGCCCTGGCGTCGGGACCATCTCGGCCAACTGGTGCGTTACTTCCGTCAGGGCGCTGCCGAGCTTGGCCTGCCGCTGATGCCTTCGATCACGCCCATTCAGCCGCTGTTGGCAGGTTCCTCCGCGCGCGCGCTCGACTGGAGCCGCCGGCTTGAGGCGCGGGGGTTGCTGGTGCCCGCCATTCGACCGCCGACCGTCCCGCAAGGCCACGCCCGGCTGCGCATCAGTTTCTCGGCCAGCCACCGGATTGAGGATATCGACCGGCTACTTGAAGCACTGGCAGCACTACCGACAACCGATCACCCAAGCACTGATCACCCCAAGCAGGGAGCACCAGCCACATGAGCCCTGACCCGCTCGTTTTATTGCATGGCTGGGGCATGAACCCGGCCATCTGGTCCAGCTTACCAGACAGCCTGGCCGCCGGGCGCGAGCGCTGTGCGCTCGCCCTGCCCGGCCATGCCGGTGCTCCCTGGCAACCCGACTGGACCAGGCTGCCCGATTGGGCCGATGCCTGTCTTGCGCAGGCGCCCGAGCAGGCGATCTGGCTTGGCTGGTCACTTGGCGGTCTGGTTGCGCTCCAGGCCGCACGCCAAGCATCCAAGCGGGTCAAGGCATTGATTCTAATTAGCAGCACGCCGCGTTTCACCCGGGCCGTTGACTGGCAAGTCGCCATGCCGGAGGAGACGCTGGCACAGTTTCACAGCACCCTGCTCGAGGATACGAACGCTACGCTTCAGCGCTTTCTCACTTTGCAGGTGCGCGGCAGCGATGAGGCGCCAAAATTGCTCAAGCAGCTCCGCCTGGCGCTCAAAACCGCGCCCGTCGCCCAGCCCGAGGCGCTGGGCATCGGGCTAGACTTGCTGCGAGATGAAGACCTCCGCGGCCCGCTGCCAGACATCCGCCAACCCACGCTCTGGTTGTTTGGCGAGCGCGACACCCTGGTGCCAGCCGCCGTGGCCAAGCGCATCACCATCCTGCATCCGCAGGCGCAGGTCGAGTGCCTGCAAGGCGCCGGGCATGCGCCCTTTCTGTCGCATGCCCAGGCCGTGAGTGAGCTGATCCATGGTTTTCTTTCCGAGGTGGTCAGTTGAGCGTGCCACCCAGCCAACAGCAGACGAAGATGTCAACCGGCGCCATCGATAAGAGCGCCGCGCGCCGCTCCTTTGAACGCGCGGCAAGCAGCTATGACGCCGCCGCCCTGTTACAGCGAGAAGTCGGCGCGCGTCTGCTCGAGCGCCTGGACTATGTGCGTCTACAACCCGCCACTGTGTTGGATCTCGGCTGCGGCACCGGCCTGGCACTCAATGACTTGTGCCGACGCTATCGCAACGCCCGCGTCATCGGCCTGGATTTTGCCACCGGCATGCTCACGCGCGCCCGACGCTGCGGCCACTGGCGCAACCGCCCGCGCGCCCTGTGCGCCGACATCGACCGGCTGCCGTTGGCGGACAACTCCGTCGATTTGGTGTTCTCCAACGCGACCCTGCAATGGTCGAACGACCTCAGCGCCTGCTTCAGCGAGCTTTACCGCGTCCTGCGGCCAAAGGGGCTGCTGATGTTCACCACCTTCGGCCCGGACACCCTGATCGAACTGCGCCGCGCCTGGGCCGAGGCCGACGGCGGCGAGCATGTCGTCCCTTTCATGGACATGCACGACATCGGCGACATGCTAGTGCGCACGCGCTTTGCCGACCCCGTGATGGACTGCGAACGTCTGACCCTGACCTATTCAGAGGTCACCGACCTGATGGCCGACATGAAATCTCTCGGCACCCAAAACCGCTTACACAGCCGCCAGCGCGGACTGACCGGCCGCGAGCGACTGCGCCGCATGACCGCCGCCTACGAGCGGCAACGCCAGGATGGTCGCCTACCCTCGACCTGGGAGGTGATCTACGGACAGGCATGGATGGCAGCAGAGAAAGTGCCCGCGCAGCAGCTGACCGACCAGGGCGTCGCCATCCCAGTCAGCGCCATTGGGCGCCGCCCCATGTCTGGATAACAGCTCGATGAGCAGAGGCCTTTTCATCACCGGCACAGACACCGGCGCGGGCAAGACCCTGGTCGCCGCTGGTCTGCTGCGCGCCCTGCAAGCCCAGGGCGCCAGCGCGCTTGGCATGAAGCCGATCGCCTCGGGCTGCCAACAGACCCGAGAGGGCCTGCGCAACGCCGATGCCCTCGCTCTGCTGGCCGCCAGCTCCCAGCCCCTGCCCTACAACCGGGTCAATCCCATCGCGTACGCGCCACCCATCGCGCCGCACCTTGCGGCGGAATCCAGCGGACAGCGGATCGATCCCGACCGCATCCTGTCCGCTTACCGCTGGCTCGGCACCCAGGCCGACTGGGTGGTGGTGGAAGGCGTCGGCGGCTGGCATGTCCCGCTCAGCGAACAGCTGATGGTGCGCGATCTGCCCGCGCTGCTTGGCGACCCCGAGCCCCTGCCCGTGGTGCTGGCGGTTGGTCTGCGGCTCGGTTGTATCAATCACGCTCTGCTAACCGCCGCCGCCATCGCTGCCGACGGCTGCCACCTGGCTGCTTGGGTCGCCACCCAGACCGACCCCGAGATGCTAGCCGTCGAAGCCAATATCGCCGCGCTAAGATCCCGCTTATCGGCTCCCTGCCTTGGATGCATCCCTAATCTGCCAAACCCCACACCCGAGGCCGTCGCGAGCCATTTGGATTGCGCTCCACTGCAAGCGGGATCGGCACCGAGCCAATGCGGGTAATGGCGCAACCCCCCAAGCAGTGCGCCATGCCAGGACCCGGGGGTTGCATCAGCTGCTGATTGTTGCTGAAGGTTCTGGCGACCTTGGCTCAAAGGGCAGCAATCCCCAAAGTCTGGTGGATCGTCTGCACCACGCTTGAATGCAGGCCGGTCTTTTCGGCAAACTGGCGCAGATAGTCGCGCTCCTCATCGGTATCGACCTCGACCGCAAGCAAGGAGGCAGCATAGACCTCGGCGGCAACCTCCTGATTCGGGATCTCCGCCACGAAGGCGTCCAGATTGAGCGGTTTGCTCAGCTCCGTCATCAGCCATGCCTGCTCATCCGAGCCCACGCCCGATTGCTGAGCCTTACCAAGAATGCGCTGGATCTCGTCGCCGCTCACCTCCCCGTCCGATTTGGCGATATTCATCATGCCCTTGATGATCAACTGGGTTTTTTGTTCAACCACCTGCTCCTCGGCAGCAGTTTGCGGCGGCTGCAAACCCAGAGGCAGATTGCCACCGCTGAAAGGCGCTTGCGCATCACCGCCCTGATTGGCATTCATCAGGGCCTTGTAGGCAACGCCTGCGATCATCGCCAGCGCCCCGCCCGACAAAGCGCCTTTGACAGAATCCCCGCCGCCTCCAAACAAAGACCCCAGCACGGCACCAACACCGCCGGCCTGAAGCGGATTATTCGAGGCCCCCGCCAGCGAATTCTTGGCTGCGCCAAGAAGGCTGCCGAGCATTCCACCCTGACTCGCACCCGCCGCGCCACCTCCACTCAGCTGCCCAAAGCTGGATTGCAAGTCCTGCAGCGCATTGCCCATGCGTTGCTGGCCCGATGGGCCAAGGTTGTTTTGAATGACAGATCCTAACAGATCAGCAAAATTCGCCATGTTGGCAGCCTCCGTCGATTAAGTGATGAGAAGTCTCGATTTTCCAGGCAACAGGCTTATGCAGGTTTCTCATGATCAGGGCCTTGGTGAAATCAAAGAATGGCGATGATAACGACCAGTGCGACCCGAAGCGGGTCTTTCAGGATACCAGTCTTTGGGCACGCCCAATCGACCTGGGTTGCCTGCCAACAAGCCGAACCTTCATGCCCGTTGGGTCTATCTTTCTGTCGGTGTCAGAAACATCGCATCCCCATAGCTGAAAAAGCGATACCTCTCAGCGACGGCGTGCCGGTAGGCGGCCAGGATATTCCGGTATCCGGCAAAGGCGGACACCAGCATCAGCAGCGTGGACTCGGGCAGGTGAAAGTTGGTCACCATGGCATCGATGACGCGAAAGCGATAGCCGGGGCGGATGAACAGCCTGCTGTCGCCGCAGAAAGGCTTGAGCTGGCCATCGGCGGCAGCAGTTTCCAGGCTGCGCACGCTGGTGGTGCCGACCGCAACTACCCGTCCGCCTTTGGCTTTGGTGCGGGTAATCGCGTCGACCACTTCGCTGCTGACCTCAAGCCATTCGGCGTGCATTTGATGTTCGTCGAGATTGTCCACCCGCACCGGCTGGAAGGTGCCGGCGCCGACGTGCAACGTTAGCTCGGCAAAGTCGACGCCCATGGCCTCAAGCTGCTTTAGCATCCCGTCATCGAAATGCAGCCCGGCGGTTGGCGCCGCCACGGCACCGGCGCGACTTGCGTAGACCGTCTGATAGCGTTCGAGGTCGCTGGTGTCGTCCGCGCGCTCGATATAGGGCGGCAGCGGCACATGGCCGTGGCGTGCGAGCAGCGTGGTGAGGTCTTCCTGCTCGGCTTGAAGCTGGTAGAAGCTGTCCTGGCGGGCGCTCACAATCAGGGTCTGGCCATCGGCGAGCCGGATGCGCGTGCCGGGCCGTGGTGGTTTGCTAGCGCGCACCTGCGCGATGGCGTCGCGCACGCCGGTCAGGCGCTCGATTAGCACCTCGACCTTGCCGCCGGTTTCCTTTTGCCCATAAAGCCGCGCCGGGATGACGCGAGTGTTGTTGAACACCAGCAGATCGCCGGCACGCAGCAGGCTCGGGAGATCGCCAAAGTGCAGGTCGCGCAGCGCGCCCGTCTGGCCATCGAGCGCCAGCAGACGGCTGGCACCGCGCTCCGGCAGCGGGCGCTGGGCGATCAGCTCGGGCGGGAGGTCGAAATGAAAGTCGGAGCGCTGCAGCGGGCGCTGCCTGGTTTCGGATTCAGTCGCTGGTCGATCCCAAGGCCCGGCGACTACTGGTTGCTCGCCGAACTCGGCATCGGGCTCAATTGCGAGGGGGCTACTCACGATACGCATTCTCCCGATTCGCCAGTTGGGTTGCTTTGCTGGGCAGTGGGTGAAAATTGCACAAATTGGTCTTCTGGGACATCCGGGACTTTAGAAGTGAGGCGCGCGGCAAGGCGCGTCAAGCGCGCCTCCCCGGTCTGCTCAGCGGCCATGCTCAGCGCCTGTGGCTGGGCGATCAGAACCACTAGGCGCTTGCCACGCGTCATGCCGGTGTAGAGCAGGTTGCGCCGTAGCATCATGAAATGCTGGTTCGATAGCGGGATGACCACGGCGGGATACTCCGAGCCTTGCGCTTTATGGACGCTGATGGCATAGGCCAGCGCCAGTTCGTCGAGTTCGCCGAATTCGTAGATCAGCACCCGGCCGTCAAAAGCCACGCGCAGATCGCGTGCGTCGGTGTCGATGCTGAGAATCCGGCCGATATCGCCGTTGAACACCTCTTTATCATAGTTATTGACCGTCTGTATCACCTTGTCCCCCGGAGCAAAGACCCAGCCGAAGCGCTCGACGCGCGGCTCGGCAGCGCCGTTCAGCGCCCGTTGCAGGCTGGCATTGAGCGCGCGGGTGCCAAGATCGCCGCGATTCATCGGCGTGAGCACCTGAATGTCTTGCAGCGGATCGAGCCCGAAGCGCTGCGGGATGCGCTCGGTCACGGTGCGTAGCAGTCGCTCGCCGATCTGCGGAGGCTTTTCGCAACGGATCAGAAAGAAATCTCCGTCCGGCGGCTGGGGCTCGGGCACCTCGGGCAGCTGTCCCGCGTTCACCCAATGCGCATTCAGCACAATGCGCGAGCTTTGGCCCTGACGAAAAATCTCGCGCAGGCGCACCGTGGTGACGGCGCCCGAGGCGATCAGATCGGCCAGCACGGCACCCGGGCCGACTGACGGGAGCTGATCGACATCGCCCACCAGCAAGAGCGCGGCATGATCAGGCAGCGCCTGCACCAGCTTGTGCATCAGACTCACATCCACCATGGAGGCCTCATCGCAGACGACCAGGTCGGTATCCAACGGCTCGCGCGCGTCGTGCTTGAAGCCCTGACGCCGCGGATCGTACTCCAACAAGCGATGAATGGTCTTGGCTTCCTGCCCGGTCGTCTCGGCCAGGCGCTTGGCTGCGCGGCCGGTCGGCGCGCACAGGCGAATGCTGATGCGCTTGGCGCGCAGCATCAGCAGCAGCGCATTGACCACTGTGGTCTTGCCGACACCAGGGCCTCCAGTGATGATACTGACCTTGTTGTCAAGCACCGCAGCAATGGCCGCGCGCTGTGAGGTCGCCAGTATGAGCCCCGCGCGCTGCTCCACCCAGGGCCAGGCTTGATCGACATCCAGGGTTCCCCCCAGAATCCCCCAAGGCAGGCGCCCCTCGCGCAGGCGCCGGATATGGCGGGCCACGCCCAGCTCGGCGCGGTGCAGATGGGTCAGGAACAAAAGCTCGCGCCCAGCAACCGTCTCCTTGATCAGGCGCTCGGCCTCCAGCTCGTTAGCGAGTGCCGCATCGACAGCCACCGCACTGGCCCCCAGCCAGGCCGATGCGCGAGCGGTCAATTCATCGCGCCAGTCGGCACAATGACCGGCTGCGGCGCCCTGCCACAACAGATGCCGCACCCCGGCCTGAATGCGCACCGGCGCATCGCGCGCGATTCCTAAACGATTGGCGAGCTGATCGGCGGTCTGAAAGCCAATGCCGCTGATGTCGAGCGCGAGGCGATAGGGATTCTCTCGCACCCGTTCAATTGCCTGATCGCCATAGGTCTTGTAAATGCGCACCGCGCGCGCCGTGCCAACGCCATGGGATTGCAAGAAGACCACAATGTCGCGCACCCCATGCTGCTCGCGCCAGGCCCTGAGCACCCGCTGCTGGCGCTTGCGCCCGATACCCGGCAGCTCAAGCAGGCGCTCCGGCTGCTGCTCGATCACCTCGAACACCTGCTCGCCGAAAGCCCGCACCAGGGTCTTGGCCAGGTGTGGTCCGATCCCTTCGACCAACCCGGAACTCAGATAGCGCAAAATGCCCGCGCGCGTGCCGGGCGGCTTCAGCCGCAGCTCGTCGGCTTTGAACTGCCGGCCATGGCGCTTGTCCGTTACCCAGCGCCCGCGCGCCTCGACCCACTCGCCGACATTCACCCGCAACGCCTGCCCCACCACCGCCGCCGGCTCCCAATCATCGCGCGTGCGTACCCGCAGCACGCAAAAGCCCGATTCGGGATTGTGAAATCCAATGCTCTCGACGGTGCCGGTCAGCGCAACCGTGTCAGACCGATCGACCATGCCGGACAGCCGTTTCTGATCCTGCTCCAACACTCCGGCCCCTCAACGCCAAATGAATAACGCCAGATTCCAGTGTAACAGCCCCACCCTCCGCCACCCCTTCGCCCCGAAAAGGCCCAACGAACCAACACCAGCCTTCTCCTCCCCCATTGTCTGCCAACGCCGCCTGAGCTATGCTTGTCAGCGCTGATCAAGCAGCATCCCATTCAGAGGATGCCAACAGCCAGGTTCCTTGCCGGGGTGGCGAAACTGGTAGACGCATCAGACTCAAAATCTGACGGTGGCAACACCGTGCCGGTTCGAGTCCGGCTCCCGGTACCAATCTACGAGGGGATGAGTGGCAACTCACCCCTCCTTCCCTTCAATCATCACGGCACGCACAGGCTGCAACAGCTAAGGTGCGCTTTCAATCCCAATCCTAATCGAACCCAATTGATTCCCCACATGAGCAACGACACTAATGTGACCTGGCACGAGCATCGTGTCTCCCGTGAGGATCGCGAGCGCCTGAACGGGCATCGCGGCTGTGTGATCTGGTTTACCGGTCTGAGCGGTTCCGGCAAGAGCACCCTGGCCAATGTGCTCGACCACATGCTAAGCAAGCGCGGCGCTCACACGGCCGTGCTTGATGGCGATAATGTTCGCCACGCCCTAAATGCCGGGACGAACATGCTGCGGGAGACCCACGGCGATGAATTCGCCGAGCGGTTCGGCCTTGGCTTCACGGCAATTGATCGCGAAGAGAACATCCGCCGCATTGGCGCGGTGGCGCAGCTGTTTTGCGAGGTCGGTCTGATTGCGCTAACGGCTTTCATCAGCCCCTATCGCATTGATCGGAACCGGGTCAGAAAGAGCATGCGCGAGGAGGATTTCATTGAGATCTTCGTCGATACGCCACTTTCAGTCTGCGAGGAGCGCGACCCCAAAGGGCTCTACAAGAAGGCGCGCGCTGGAGAAATCAAGCATTTCACCGGGATTGATGATCCCTACGAGGCCCCGGAGTCACCAGAGTTGGTCATTCACGCAGATGGCAAACGCACGCCCGAGGCCTTGGCGGAGGAAGTGATCGATTATCTGGTCCGTCGCGCCATTCTACCGGCGGCCGCATAAAGGTACTGGTTTGCGAGAGCTTGCTGGCGCCAACCGCACTCCGAGCCCAATGCGATGAAAATCTGCATTCTTTCCGACAGCCATGATCGCGGGCCGATGCTGGCAACCGCGATCGCGGAGGCCAAGACGCGCGGTGCCGAGTGCGTGTTGCACTGCGGCGACTTGATCGGCACCAACACCCTGCTGGCATCGCTGAAGCTGGATCTGCCCATCCATGTCATTCACGGCAATAACCTTGGCGATCCGGTTTCTATCTCGCGCTTGGCATGCCGGTCGGACGGGCAACTTCAGTACCATGGCAATGACGCCGACCTGACGCTGCACGGTCGCCGCATCTTCATGACCCACTATCCCCACATCGGCGAGGCGTTCGCCTGCGCCGGAGATTACGACCTGGTCTGTTGCGGACACAGCCATGAGCCAGCAATCCGTTGCCTGGACACCGTCAAGGGTGGTCAGACATGGCTAGTCAATCCGGGCACCGTCGCCGGATTGGGTGCACCGGCAGCCACCTGGATTTTCGCCGATCTGGACAGCATGGACTTTGATCTGCAGGAGCTCGAGCGCTGAAGCGCGGGTTCTGTTCCGTCTCGATCGCCAGTGCTTGACAGTCTGAGCGGCGCGCGATAAGTTCCATGGTCCTTGTCCTGAAATGATTTGATTTGATTGACGCACAGCAAGAAAGGTCACTTATGAGCGATGCACCAAAAACCCGCCCAAAGGTTCCCGACGGCCATAGCCGATTTGTCATGACCCGCCAAAAGCCAGCGAATGAAAAAGGCTATGTTGGCTACGATGTCATCTGGGAACAGTTCCAGAAAGAAGTCCCCTACCAGACCCCCAAACGCCCCTGAAAAAGCGCCCTTAAAATCTCTTTACACCCTCTAAACGGATGTTTTAACGGCACGGGACATTTTGTCCTAAGGGGTATGTTCGCCGCGAGCCGGCGCTGCGCCGGCTCGCAATTGGCCAAAAGACAAAAGGCCCCTCATCGCGATGAAACTGAGGCTGGAAAGCGAGCCATTCGGCGAACATCAGGCGATTTTTATCGCCGAGATTGTCGAACGCATCAAGATCAAGTTGCTCGAAGGTGGCGTGGCGCAGGACAAACTCGAAGACCTCACCGCGAGTATTGCGTTGAGCATCGCCGGCGTAATTGACGATCTCTCCGGCATCGAGGCAGACGGCACAGAGGTCCACCCCTACCTGACGTTCCGCACCGGGGATGATGAGTTGATTCATTGCGGTGAAAACTCATACACCTATGAGCAGGTGTACGGCGCCATGAGGAAGCTTTTCCCCTCATGATAAGTCGTGCGAGAGACACCTTATCCAGCCTTAATCCGGCGCAAGGTTATAGAGCTTCTTGCTCGGAATCACGCCGCGCACGCCGCCTTTGGGATTCTCGACGTCGCCCTGGTAGCGCGGGATCACATGGATATGCAGGTGGTGAATGGACTGACCTGCCCAGTGACCGACGTTGATGCCGATGTTGTAGCCATCGGGATGGAATTTCGCCTCGACAATCTCCTTGCCGCGCGCCACCAGCCCCCAAAGATCAACAAGCTCCTGGTCGTTGATGTCGAAGTAGCTCGCGAAATGCCGAAACGGGATCACCAGAAAATGCCCGGGGCTTGCCGGGTGGCGATCATAGGCAGCAAACCCATACTCGCTCTCGAGCATCAATTCCCTGCCAGGCTTGGAGACGCAAAAGCGGCATTCTTCACCGCCGGCTTGTGCGTTTGAATCTGTATTACTCATGAGTTGCTAATGGTGGCTTGGTAAGAAATGGCCAGTTGTCGGTGATCAGCAGCCCGCAAAGCTTTTGATCATTGGCATGTCATGGTAACAGCGGCGTTGACCAGGCTGCGGCTTGCCGCGACCATCAGATCGGCTTGGTTTCGAGCCCACCGAGGTCCGGTCCGCGTTCGAGCCTGCCTCCAGCAAGGACCTCTTCGTCGGTGGCATCGCGCACGCTCAGGACTTCCAGCTCAAAAATCACTTCCCGCTCGCAAAGCGGATGGTTGCCGTCGATGGTCAGGGTCTCTTCATCCATGCGCGTGACAAGAAAGCTCTTGGCTTCGCCCTTGTCGTTTTCCATCATAATGCGGGTGCCGATTTCCCGATACTCCTCGGGAACATTCTCGATCCGGTCGGTCACGACTAGGGACTCATCTCGGGTGCCATAGAGGTCCGTGCAATCAATGGGCACCGAGATGGTATCGCCCGGCCCCTTTCCCTCCAGTTCCGTCATCACGCGCGAATCCAGCACTTGATTGCTGCCATGCACATAGCCGATCGGGAATTCGACGGTAATCAGAGTCGCGCCGGTCTGTTGATCCACCACCCGGTAGGTCAGCTCGACAAACTTGTTGTGCTGGATGGTCTGTTTCATAGTCTTGAGGAGAAAAAACTCGCAGCTGGATCAGAAAATGGACGCGGCGAAGATTTTCACTTCCCCTTTCTCAAAGCCAAGAACCATGCGCCCAAGCCATTCACCTTCACGCGTCTTGCTGCGCACCCGGTAGAGCGCCGTCACATGCTCCCCGCGACGGATGAGCCCGAGGAAGT includes the following:
- a CDS encoding FKBP-type peptidyl-prolyl cis-trans isomerase → MKQTIQHNKFVELTYRVVDQQTGATLITVEFPIGYVHGSNQVLDSRVMTELEGKGPGDTISVPIDCTDLYGTRDESLVVTDRIENVPEEYREIGTRIMMENDKGEAKSFLVTRMDEETLTIDGNHPLCEREVIFELEVLSVRDATDEEVLAGGRLERGPDLGGLETKPI